The genomic window ATGCTCAGGGAGCGTCCGACCGTCGCGATGGGCGTGATGCGCGTCCTCGCGTACCGCCTTGCCGAACGCGGTCTGGAGTCCGGCGAGTGAGCTACGGCACTTCGGCGGTCGGACCAACGACGAGCGCGTCCATCGGGTGACCCTTCAGCAAAACGCTCCGGCGCTCGAATCCATCGCCGGGAAGTGATGCCGCCGCGGCCGCTTCCGTCGTGATGAGGATCTCTCCGATCGCCGCCTGCGATGCCAGGTGTGCGGCGATGTTCACCGGGTCGCCGAGCGCCGTGAAGTCGCTCGCGTTTGCGGAGCCGACGATCCCCACGAAGGCCGTCCCAGTGTGGACGCCGGCTCCGAGCGGGACCCACGGCGCATCGGCCGAGCCGTGTCCGGTCGCCCGAAGCAGCGCATCGGCGGCTTCGAACGCCTTCCGTGCGTGGTCACCACCGGCGAGGAACGGCACGAACAAGCCGACGACCGCATCGCCCACGAACTTCTCGATGATCGCGTCGTGCTCGACGAGCACTTCCCGCGACACCTTGTAGAAGCGATTCATCAGACGTGTGAACTCGAACACGGGCATCTCTCGCGCGAGCTTGCTCGACCCGCGGACGTCGGCGAACAACATCGACACCTCGACGTCTGCGCCCCGGACGTCGCTCGCGTCGTCTGGGGCCGGACACGCCTTCGCCTGAGTCGCGATACCGCGGAAACACCGGCCGCAGATGTTCGGGTTCTTCTCCCACGGGGTGAAGCCGTACCGGCGAAGGATGAGCGCGCCCGGCGCGCTGAACGGCGCCTTGCAGAGCTTGCATCGGGGATTCGACGGCATGAATCGAAGAGGACTTTTGTGCTGGAGGTGCGGATGGGTTCCTCGAAGGAACTCCCGCCATTCGTCCTCGGGCGTTGCGAAGCTCGTCACGGCCCGGAGCTTACGAGTGTTGTGACGGCCCCGCCCGCGGAAGGTCTTAAGTCAACCGCCTCTACCACGTCTCCTTGTGCACGACGTCAACGGTGGCGCGCCGGTTCGGCCGAGAGATCGGGCTGAGCGGCCGGTCGTCCGGGTAGCCCAGCGCCACGAGCACCGGGCACTCCCGATCGGCCGGAAGGTCGAGGATCCGCCGGGCCAGGTCCTGATCGCCGACGGACGCGTGGCCGCTCCCGATCCCCAGATCAGCCGCGGCGAGCATGATCGACATCGTCGCCTGGCCGAGGTCGTAGTTGATGAGGTCGCGGTCCTCGCCCGGCTCGGTCACCGGCACGACGAGCGCCACGGTCGCCGCCGAGTAAGCGACGTGCGATGCGTACTTCCAGATGTCGGCAAGTTGCTGCAGCCGCTCGCGGTCGGTGACGACGACGAAGTCCCACGGCTGTCCGTTCATCGACGACGGCGCTCGGCGCGCTGCCTCGAGGATGCGGTCGAGGTCCTTCTCCTCGATCGCGCGGTCCGCGTACCGTCGCACGTTCCGGCGTGCTCGAAGAGCATCCCAGGTTTCCATGACGGAGCACGATAGCCGGAGCCGCTAGGCCGGCGCAGCGATGCGAACGTCATGCGTCCGCTGGCCGTCGGTGAGGAACCCCGCGAGCCGGTCGCCCTCGTCCGCGACCTCGGCGCGTTCACCGCGTGTGAGCCGGCGGAACGGCTCGATGCGAAGCGTCGCCGCATCGCGTTCCCGCTCGAGGATCCATCGCGCTGAGGTGAGCCCGCCGACGAGGACGATGCCCCATCCGACCTCCGTCCAGCGGGCGGTTCCCGGCCCGACGATCCGGGTCCGGTCCTTGTGGCCGATCACCACGTTGTCGTATTCGGGGAGGAACCGCACGGGAGCCGGTGTGTCGACGTTCGGTCGCCGAGCGCTCGGAAGGTCGAACAGCTCACGGCCGTTCTCGTCGACGAAGGTCCGAAGCGACGACCGCATCTGCTCGAACGCGACGCCGAGTCGGGTCAATCCGGACCAGTACTGCGCATCCGCCACGGTGGCGGGCCCGAATGCCGCCAGATACCGCCGGATCAACGCGTCGAGGTCGCTGCGCTCGTCGACCGGACGACCCAACCAGGCCTCGACCGTCGTGAACCTCGATGCGCCGCTCCGGTTCCACAGTCCCCGCGGTGTCGTCTGAACCGTGGGGATGACGTACATCGCGTAGCCGAGCGAATCTGAGTCGACGTCCGGCCACCGCTCCGCGATCGCTTGCACGAGCTCGGCCCGCGTCTTCGGTGACTCCTGGAGCAGCGTGTTCATGAACCCGACGCCCTCGTCGAGATCCATCCCTGCCCGGAGGAGCGTTCTCAGTGGGCTCGAGCCGAAGACGACCTTCTCGATCGCCGGCTGGATGAGCGATCGAAGCGCCAGCGCATCTCGCGCGGTGACGGTGTGCAGCGTCCCCCGGAGCAGCGTCATCCGCACGGCGCGACGATCCGCCATTGCGTCCGACAGGGTTTCGGCGCGGAAGCCGTCGACGCGCGTCCACAACGCGACGTAGGGGTCTCGAGGAACCTGCGCCTGCAACGCAACGAGACGTTCGACGGCGTCGAGCGACCGGATCCGACGGCGGCGCAACAGCATCTGCCGGTCGAGCAGCGCGCGGTTCAGCGCGCGCGGGCCGAGCACGTCGCCCGGCCCGCGACCTCGAGGCAACTGAACTAGACGCGCCGGCGGTACCGGAGGATGGCCAGCGGCGCGAACACCGCCGTGAGCGCGGCCATCCACAACACCGCCTGGATCACCGGCCGCGCCACGGGGAGACCGCCGAGCATGAGGCCCCGTACCGCGTCGATCACCGACGTCAGCGGGTTGGCCTTCACGAACGCCTGGAGCCACCCCGGCATCGTCTCGACGCGCACGAATGCAGTGCTGGCGAACGAGAGAGGCAGGATGATCATGAAGCCCCACGTGTTCACCGACTCGGTCGTCCGGGCGGTGATCCCGATGAACGCCATCGGCCAGCACATCGTGATCCCGAACGCGATGGCCAGGGCGAATGCACCCACCGCGCCGGCGAACCCGCCTCCGAACCGGAACCCGAGCAGCGTCGCGAACGCCGTGATGATCACGACGCTCCACACGATGCGGGCACTGTCCGCGAGGATCCGCCCCCCGATGACGGCCGACCGGCTGATGGGGAGCGACCGGAACCGGTCGATGACGCCACGCTGGAAGTCCACGTTCAGAGCGATCGCCGTGGTGAACGGGAGGAAGGCGAGACCCTGGACGATGATCCCCGGGAGCGCAAACTGCAGGTACTCGCGACTCGAGCTGGCGATCGCGCCGCCGAACACGTAGACGAACAGCGCCAGGAACATCAGCGGCTGGATGGTCATCTCGACGAGCTGCTCGGGCGTGGCCTTGATGTGCAGGAGGTTGCGGCGAGCAATCGTCAGCGTGTTGCGAAGCGCGCTCGTCCGCCCGGTCGACGGGAGGGCAACGGAAACGGCGCTCATGTCGTGCTCCTTTCGTGGTCGTCATCGCGCGGATCGCGCTCGTCCTCGGCCAGGTGTCCGGTGATGGCCAGGAACACCTCGTCAAGGCTGGGACGTCGCAGCGACAGGTCCTCCACGACGATGCCCTCCTCGTCGAGCCGCCGAACGGCTTGCCCGAGCGCGGAGCGCTCCGCGATCGACACCGTCACCAGCTGTCCGTCGTTGTACGCGGCTTCGTCACCCACGGCGAACGACGACAGGATCTTCTCCACGGCGGCGAGGTCGGCCGGATCGACCGGGCGCGCTTCGAGTACCTGCCCGGCGATGCGCATCTTCAGCTGCGCCGGCGTTCCGGCAGCGATCACGCGGCCCTTGTCGATGACGACGATCTCGTCCGCGAGCCGGTCCGCCTCCTCGAGGTACTGCGTGGTGAGGAGCACGGTCGTCCCTTGGGCGACGAGCGTGCGGATCATCCCCCACAGCTCCAGCCGGCTCCGCGGATCGAGTCCCGTCGTCGGCTCGTCCAGGTACAGGAAATGGGGACGCCCGACGAGGCTTGCCGCCAGGTCGAGCCGACGCCGCATGCCACCCGAGTACTGCTTCACGTACTTGCCGGCCGCGTCGGACAGATCGAACGCATCGAGCAGCTCCTTCCCGCGCGCTCGAGCGTCTCGCGTCGACAGTCCGAGCAGCCGCCCGATCATGTACAGGTTCTCTTGGCCGGACAGCAGCTCATCGACCGCCGCGTACTGACCGGTGAGCCCGATCAGCCTCCGCACCTCGCGCGGTTGACGCACCACGTCGTAACCGCCGACCGAGGCCCGTCCGGCCGTCGGTTGGAGCAGCGTCGACAGCACCCTGATCGCGGTGGTCTTGCCGGCTCCGTTCGGACCGAGCAGACCGAACACGCTTCCCTCGCGGGCGACCATGTCGATCCCGTCGAGTGCGCGAACCTTTCCGAAGTCCTTGACCAGACCTTCGGCTTCGATGGCTGATGTCACGGAACCCCTCCTTCGCTCTCTTCGGTTGCAACGCCGCGCGCGACGCCGCTTAGTCCCTCAGACAGGGATCCGTCCCGGAACTCACCGGACCGAAAAGGATCCCGCCACATCGGCACGGACCGTAGAAGGGAATGTGGACGCTTTCGGTCCTGATCCCGAGATATCTTCCCAACGTTCATGACGCGCACGAGAGGATCAAACGTGACGGTGTACGGCGGCTCGCGCCCGGCCACCCGGCTGCTCGCGATGCTGGAGCTGCTCGAGGCCCGCGGACGTGTGAGCGGCCGCGAGCTCGCCGACCGGCTCGAGGTGGATCCGCGGACGGTGCGGCGCTACGCCGTGAAGCTCGTGGAGCTGGGCATCCCGGTGGAAGCCGAGCGCGGCCCATACGGTGGATACCGGCTTCGTCCGGGGTTCAAGCTCCCGCCGCTGATGCTCACCGACGCCGAGGCCACCGCCGTGGTCCTCGGGCTGGTTCTCAGCAAGCGAACGGGCATCTCGATCGACGAGCCGGCCAATGACGAAGCGCTCGCCAAGATCCTCCGCGTCCTTCCGACCGAGCTCCGCGATCGCGTCGGCGCCCTGGAGGGAAGTCTCGGACTCACCTGGAAACCGCGCGAACCACAACCGCCGGCCACGGAAGTTGTCCTGACGCTGGCGTCGTCGATCCGAGCGCGGCGGAAGGTGCTGATCCGTTACGCGACGCCGGGACGTGAGGAGTCGGACCGAACCGTCGCCGCCTACGGCATCGTCTTCCACTTCGCCCGCTGGTACGTGGTCGGCCACGACGACCGGTCGGGCGAGATCCGAACGTTCCGTATCGATCGGATCGTCCGCGCGGAGATGCGTCGGGAGCGGGCGGTGGTCCCGGAGGGATTCGACGCGCCGGACCACGTCGCGAGGTCGATCGCGCAGATCCCGTGGGGGCAGGAGGTCGAAGTGGTGTTCGACACGACGATCCAGGAGGCGAGGCAACGGATCCCGCGCACCGTCGGCGACCCTCAGGAGACCGAGGGCGGTGTGTTGTTGCGGATCCGTTCGGACGACCTCGATGCGGCCGCGCGCTGGCTTGCGGTGTTCGGCTGGCGGTTCACGGTCCGAAAGCCTGCGGAGTTCAAGGTATCGGTCCGGAAGGTCGCCGAGCTGCTCGCAGCGGCGGCGGAATAGGCGGCCTTCAAGGGCCGCCGCTCGGCGAGCCGTTCGACCGCCCGACGCGAGGGATGTATCATCTTGATGTATTCTATGCATTGCATGATACGACATGTGCATCGGATTGGTTGGCTGTGACGGGTGGACAGTTCGTGCTGCAGGCGAGGAGGAGGGCAGGGCTGACGCAGCGTCAGCTGGCGACCAGGGCCGGCCTGAGCCAGCCGCAGATCGCGAGAATCGAGGTCGGGGCCACGGCGCCGTCGTTCGAGCGGGTCGTCGACCTCGTTCGAGCGTGCGATCTGGACCTCGTCGCCTCGATCACGCCAGCGGACGACTCCGACTGGCATGGAGCGCTCGCAAACCTTGCGCTCGACGTTGACGCCCGCGTCCGCCAGCACCAAGCAGCGCTCCGGTTCGCGCGGGCAGGTCGTGCTGCGCTGGAGCGGGCCCGTGCCGGAGCCTGAGCTCGCCCCCGAACGCATGTTGTCGGTCCTCCGGGACCACGGCGTTCGGTACGTTGTCGTCGGGGGGTTTGCCGCGGTGATCCATGGCTCGCCCTACGTCACGGTGGATGTCGACGTCGTGCCGGATCGCTCCGAGGAGAACGTGCGCCGTCTCTCGGACGCGTTGCGCGCGATGAACGCGAAGATCTGGACCGTCAGTGAACCCGAGGGCGTCCCGTTCGGCCACGACAGGAGATCGCTGACCGAGAACAACGTCTGGAACCTGGTGACCGACCACGGCCGGCTCGACATCACGTTCGTCCCCGCGGGCACGACGGGCTACGACGACCTGTCACGTGATGCTGTGCACCTCACGATCCTCGGTGTCGAGACCGCTATCGCTTCGCTCGCCGATGTCATCCGTTCGAAGGAGGCGGCTGATCGCGAGAAAGATCGGCTCGTGCTGCCGGTCCTTCGGCGGATCCTCGAGGAAGGTCCAACGTGACTGCCGAACCCGTGCGTGTGACGCTCGTTCCGCACACGCACTGGGACCGGGAGTGGTACGAGCCGTTCGCGGTTTTCTCGGAGCGGCTCGAGCAGATGATGGACACGTTGCTCGACCTCGCCGCCGACGGGTTCCCGCACTTCCACCTCGACGGACAGACGGCGATGATCGACGACTATCTGGAACGTCGTCCGGAGCGCACCGACGAGCTCGCTGCGCACGTTCGCGACGGTCGCTTGTCGGCGGGACCGTGGGTCGCGCAGATGGATGAGTTCCTCACCTCGGGCGAGTCGCACATCCGCAACCTGGAGATGGGACTCGAACGCGCTCGCGAGCTCGGTCGGGCGCTCGAGGTCGGCTACATGCCCGATCAGTTCGGCCACATCGGGCAGATGCCGCAGATCCTGCGATTGGCGGGCGTCGACCGCGCGATGGTGTGGCGAGGCGTGCCGAGCTCCATCCCGACGTCGACGTTCCGGTGGCAGTCGCCGGACGGAAGCGAGGTCCTGACCGAGTCGCTGCCGGTCGGGTACTCGAGCGGGTGGAAGCTGATGCGCGACGAGGAGCCCCTCGCCAACGTCATGCGCGGCGAGGTCGAACGGCTGTTGCCGTACTCGCGCGATCGGCGCGTCGTGCTGATGGTCGGCTACGACCACTCGGGTCCGGACCCCACGATGCCGGATCGGCTCGCGACCGCCGAGCTACCCGGCGAGCTCGACGTGGCGATCGCCGGCATCGCTGAGCACGTCGGCGCGCTGACGTGGACCGACGAGCTCCCCGTCTGGCGAGGTGAGCTCCGCTCGAGCGCTCGGGCGCACCTGCTGCCGAACGTGTACTCCGCCCGCGTGCAGCAGAAGCGTGAGCGCGGACGCGTCGAAGCACTGATCGAGCGCTACGCCGAGCCGCTGGCGGCGCTCGTTCCCGGTTTCGAGTGGCCCGAGGACGAGCTGCGACGAGCGTGGACGCTCCTGCTGTGGAACGGCGCGCACGACTCGGCGTGCGGGTGCTCGCACGATCAGGTGGCAATCGACGTCGACGCGAGGTTCGCCGAAGCGCGTGAGATCGGGGAGTCGATCGTCGAACGAGCGCTCTCCGCGCTGGGCAAGGAGGTGAGCGGTTCCGGCGTGATCCGGTTCAACCCGTCGCCGTTCGAGCGGGACGGCGTACCGCCGTTCGGGTACGCGGTCACAGATCGCGCCCCCGGGTTGCCGTTCGCGGGCATCTCCCTCGAACCGCTCGCGGACGGCTCCGGAGTGTCCGTGGACGGAACGCCGGTGCGGTTGTTCGACGAGCCGGACGTCGGAGACCTCTACAACTGGTGTCCCGCCGAAAGGGATCATCGTCGGTCACCGCCGACCAGCGTCGTGGTCGAGGGCCGGGCGTTCGAGGCCGAATGGGACGGGCTCCGCGTCGACGTGCGTGTCTCGCGACGCGCTGATGAGCCGTTCTTCCGGCTCGAGGGCGTCATCCAGAACGAACGGGAGGACCATCGGCTGCGTCTTCACATCGAACTGCCAGACACGACCGATCGCGCCGTCGCCGGTGCTCCATTCGAGCTCGTCGACCGTCCGCTCGTCGGCGAGGGGAGCTCGATCGAGACGGCCTCGCCCACGTGGCCGGCGCGGCACGTGGTCATGGCTTCGCAGACGGCCGTGTTCGGCGAGGGCGTGTTCGAGTACGAGGTCGTCGACGGGCGAGAGCTCGCCGTCACGCTCCTCCGATGCGTCGGCGCGATCAGCAAGGAGAAGCTCGCCACGCGACCGTGGCCGGCCGGCCCGGGAACGCCCACGCCGAACGCGCAGATGATCGGGAAGACGGAGTTCGTCCTCGGCGTCTGGCCTGACGCCGAGCACGACGGACTGTTGCGCAACTGGGAGCGGTTCGCGCTGGCCCTTGTTGTTGCGCCTGCGCGCGCCGATGGTGATCGACCGCAGTCCGGTTCGCTCCTGCCCATCGACGGCGACATCGAGCTGTCGAACGTTCGCCGTCGAGAGGGTCAGCTCATTTTGACTGTGTGGAACCGTCGCCTGGACCGCTCCGTCGATGTCGTCGTCGGAGACGACCGACACGAGATCGGGCCGGCCAAGATCGCCTTGGTCCCGTTCTAGCGCTGGCCAGCCCTTGCTGGGCCGCAGACCGTGCTCGGTAGTGTCTGCTGTATGCGACACGGACCGAAACCCCCCGATGGCTTCACGGTGCGCGCTCCCACACCGGACGACGCGGCGGCCATCGCCGAGATCATCAACGAGGTCACGACAGCCGAAGCGGGATTCCCCTGGACCACGACGGAGGAGACGCGCGACGAGCTGACAATGCCGCGCGACGATGCAACGCCGCTGGATGTGATCCTCGTCGAGGGTGCCGGTTCGTTCGCCGGCTACCTGCAAGTAGAGAAGTGGGACACGAGCGAGTTCCAACTCACCGCTTTCGTGCGACCTCGTTTCTGGGGGCAGGGCATGAGCGCGTGGCTCATCCAGCGCGGCGAGATAGATGTCTTCGCGCGAGCAGGCGGGCCAGGGTCGGGCGTCGTTACGTGGGTCGCGCGCTTCGCCGGCAATGAGCCCGCCGCGCGACTCTTTCGGGCGCTCGGCTACATGTACGAGCGAACGTTCTGGAAGATGCGCATCGAGCTTTCCGCTGCCTTCGGGAGCAGCACGACGCCCGACGGGATCCAGATCCGAACGTTCGAGCGCGCCGCGGATGAACGCCGCGTTTACGACGCGATCGCGGAGGCCTTCGCCGATCACTGGGGTTCGTGGTCGGAGACGTTCGACCATTTCCAACGGTCTCGCATCGACGGGGAAGGCGCCCGGTTCGACGCCACGCTGTGGTTCGTCGCCGTCGGCGGTGACGAAATAGTCGGTGCCGCATGCTGCTCAGCGTCTACGCCGCGAGCGGAAGACACGGGGGAGGTGAACCTCCTCGGTGTGCGGAGGCCGTGGCGCCGACGAGGCATCGGCCTCGCGCTCCTCCGAGCTGCCTTCGCCGAGATTCGGCGACGCGGCATCGCGCGATGCGAGCTTGGCGTCGACGCCGAGAACCCAACCGGTGCGACGCGCTTGTACGAACGCGCAGGGATGCACGTGGCGTACAGCTGGGACCTATGGAAGAAGGGCTCGTGACCGCGAGCAGGTCGTTCGGGGACTAGGAAAGCCGCGCCGCGCGCAGCGCGAGGTACCGCTGTTCTGGAACGCTTGCGGTCATCCTCGCTGCGCCCAGATACGACTCGCGCGCCGCAGCGACGTCGCCGGCGATCTCCAGCAGATGCGCTCGCACGGCCTCGAGTCGATGCGTGTGGGCCATGCGGTCGTCCGAGTCGAGCGTTCCCAGCAGCGCGAGTCCGGCGCGTGGTCCGTGCACCATGGCCAGGGCGACGGCGCGATTCAGCGTGACGATCGGCCCCGGCGAAACGCGTTCGAGTACTTCGTACAGGGCCAGGATCTGCGGCCAGTTGGTCTCCTCGGCCGCTGCCGCTTCGTCGTGCACAGCTGCGATCGCCGCTTGAACCTGGTACGGCCCGAGCGGCGCCGTTCCGAGCGTTCGGCTGAGGAGCGCCACGCCCTCGTCGATCTGCGTTCGATCCCAACGGTCGCGGCGCTGCTCGGCGAGCGGCACGATCATGCCGTCCTGGTCCGTTCGCGCGTCTCGCCTCGCGTCGGTGAGCGACATGAGCGCGAGCAGCCCCGACACCTCGGCCTCGCCTGGAACGAGACGGTGGAGCATCCGCGTCAGCCGGATCGCTTCGGCGGTGAGGTCGCCGCGTTGCAGCTCCGGACCGCCGCTCGTCGTGTAGCCCTCGTTGAAGATCAGGTAGAGCACCTGCATGACCACGCGGAGCCGCTCGGCCCGTTCGCTCTCCGGCGGAAGGTCGAACCGCAAGCCCGCGTCCCTGATGCTCTGCTTCGCGCGGCTGATCCGCCGCGCCATCGTCGCCTCGGGGACGAGGAACGCGTTTGCGATCTCGGCGGTGGTGAGCCCGCCGACCGCGCGCAACGTCAGCGCGAGCTGTGACGGCGCGGAGAGCGATGGGTGGCAGCACATGAACAGCAACGTGAGCGTCTCGTCCTCGGCGGGGGCGTCGGATAGGGCCACGGGAAGCTCGAGCGTCGCGACGTTCTGCTCGCGACGCCGTCGCGCGCTCTCGCTCCGCCACTCGTCGACCAAACGCCGAGAGGCGACGGTGGAGAGCCACGCTCGCGGGTCATCGGGAACGCCGTTCGTCGGCCAGCGCTGCGCCGCCGCGACGAGTGCTTCCTGCACGGCGTCCTCGGCCGCGTCGAACTGACCGTACCGGCGTACCAACGCGCCGAGGACCTGCGGCGCGAGATCACGCAGCAGGTCCTCGAAGCCGTTCATCGATCGCACGCTTAGGCGGCGTCCGCGGCACGCTCCAGCGTTGCGATGTGGATCTTCTGCATCTTGAGCATCGCCTCCATCGCTCGCTGCGAGCGCCCAGGGTCTGGGTCTCCGAGCAGTTCCATCAAGCGGTTCGGGATGATCTGCCACGAGAGTCCGTACTTGTCCTCCAGCCATCCGCACTGACTCTCCTCGCCGCCGTCCTTCGTGAACGTGTCCCACAGGTGATCGACTTCCGCTTGCGTTTCGCACGGGACGAGGAAGGAGATCGCCTCGGTGAACGCGAACTGCGGCCCGCCGTTCAGCGCGACGAACTCGAGCCCGTCGAGCTCGAAGTTCACGGTCATCGCGGTTCCGGGCTTGCCCGGTCCCGCCTCGCCGTAGCGTGCAACGTTCAATACCTTCGACGCCGCGTGCGTTCCGGGGCGGTTGTTGAACACCTCGACGTAGAAGTTGGCGGCCTCCTCGGCCTGGTCGTTGAACCACAGGTATGGGTTGATCCTCTGCATCGGACTCCTCCTCAGCTCGTGTAGTCCTCTGGGGGTGCGTCGGCGACCCGACGCACCTCGATCGGCTCCTCGATGGTGGCGACGATCCGCGAGGCGATCTCCATCGCCCGCTCGTCGGTCGCGTCGACGATGAAGTAGCCCGCGAGCGACTCCTTCGCCTCGGCGAACGGCCCGTCGGTCGGGATCGGAGCACCTTCCTGGAACCTGACCGTCGTCGCCTGGCTCGGGTCGACGAGCCCCTGGCTGTCCACGAGCTCCCCGGACTCCTCGAGCTCGCGGTTGAGGTCCTTCATGAACGCGATCATGTTGCGGATCCACTCAGGGGTCTTCGTCTCCACCATGTTGTTCTGGTCGCCGAACATCATGATCATGTACTTCACGGCGTCTCCCTCCGTCGTTTGGGACCGCCCGCAGGCTCCCCCTTTCGCGCCAGTCGCTCCGATGTCGCCCTTCCGCTATGTGGTCGGAGCCGGGGTACCCGGTTCGACATGCCGCCGGGGAAAACTAGAGCTCTGGGTGAGCGGCCGTTCCCTGTCAGCGTTCAGCTGAGCTGCTGGCCAGTGCGACGATGATCCCCTCGGGGCCGCGGACGTAACAGAGCCGATATTGGTCGTCGTACTGCACCACCTCGCCAATGAGCTCGGCGCCGTGGTTGCGCAGGCGGCCGAGGACGTCATCGATGTCGTCGACGGCGAACATGATGCGACGGATGCCCAGCGTGTTCACCGGCGCGTCTTCTGGCTCGGCCCTGACCGCCGTCGGCGTGTGGAACTTGTCAAGCTCGAGCCGCCCGTGACCGTCGGGGGTCCGCATCATAGCTATGTCGCTTCTGACGCCGTCGAGCCCGACGACGCGGTCGACCGACCGTCCCTCGACGGTCGCCTCGCCCTCGAGCTCCATACCAAGTTCGACGAAGAACGCGATCGCGGCCTCGAGGTCGTCGACAACGAGGAGGACGTTGTCCATCCGCTGAAGCGTCATGTCCCCGAGTCTAGGGTCGGATGCGCGATGTCAGTCGGGGGACACCCGCCCTTGCTCTTGCGACCGCGCGGACTCCGCGGAAGGATGCGGCCGTGAACCGCCCAGATCCGCCCGTGGAACGGCGAAATCGCGCGGTATCGGCGATCGTGATCCTTGCCGTTATCGGCACCGGCGCGAGCGTCTACGGGTTGTCCAGAGTGTTCGCGCCCGCGGCAGCGACGGGGCTCGCGGAGGAGGGCGTCACGCCGACTCCCGCTCCAACGCCGGCGGTCTGGTGCGAGCGCACGAGCGTCGAGGCCGACCTGAATGGCGACGGCGCCCTCGACTTGATCACGGTCTACGGCACACAGAACTGCGACCGCAAGGACGTCGCGCCGGGCATGTATGAGGTTCGCGTCGACATGGGAGCCGGGTTCGACGGGGCACCGACGATCTCACGCGATCTTCCGGAGTGCAGCCATGAATGGCTCTGCCGGGTCTTCTCGGCCCCCGACGTGAACGGCGACGGCCGCTCGGAGGTGGCGATCCAAAGCCGGGCGGGCGTGTCGACCGTGATCTTCTCGCTCTACCGGTTCGACCAAACCACCGGCCTCGAGCGGCTCGTCGTCGCCGCGCCTGGAGACCCGTGGCACGACGAGTTCGGAATCGCGGCTGGCGCGGACGATTTCGTGTGGTACGGGTCGGTCACGCACCTCCACTGGATGTCGTGCGACGAGGACCCCGACCACGGGCTCGCGGTGATGACAGCGGTACGGCCCGAGGATGACCCATCCCGCTACGACGTGCACGGCACGGTGTTGCGCCTCGAACGTTCGATGCTCGTGCCCGAGTTCAGCTGGGACGAGTCGGTGGACGAGCGTGACTTCGAGATGTCCGAGGGCTTTTGCGGAGCTCGAATCGGAACCGCGCTATCGGGTTAGGCCGCGTCCGGTCCTCGATTAGTGCGGGGAGTCATCCTTCATTCGACGATCGTCCACCTTGCGAACGTCGGCTCTTGCTCGCATCGTGGATACAGTGCGTCAACGAAGGTCTTGACCGCATC from Actinomycetota bacterium includes these protein-coding regions:
- a CDS encoding VOC family protein; this encodes MTLQRMDNVLLVVDDLEAAIAFFVELGMELEGEATVEGRSVDRVVGLDGVRSDIAMMRTPDGHGRLELDKFHTPTAVRAEPEDAPVNTLGIRRIMFAVDDIDDVLGRLRNHGAELIGEVVQYDDQYRLCYVRGPEGIIVALASSSAER
- a CDS encoding sigma-70 family RNA polymerase sigma factor, with product MNGFEDLLRDLAPQVLGALVRRYGQFDAAEDAVQEALVAAAQRWPTNGVPDDPRAWLSTVASRRLVDEWRSESARRRREQNVATLELPVALSDAPAEDETLTLLFMCCHPSLSAPSQLALTLRAVGGLTTAEIANAFLVPEATMARRISRAKQSIRDAGLRFDLPPESERAERLRVVMQVLYLIFNEGYTTSGGPELQRGDLTAEAIRLTRMLHRLVPGEAEVSGLLALMSLTDARRDARTDQDGMIVPLAEQRRDRWDRTQIDEGVALLSRTLGTAPLGPYQVQAAIAAVHDEAAAAEETNWPQILALYEVLERVSPGPIVTLNRAVALAMVHGPRAGLALLGTLDSDDRMAHTHRLEAVRAHLLEIAGDVAAARESYLGAARMTASVPEQRYLALRAARLS
- a CDS encoding YciI family protein; translation: MIMMFGDQNNMVETKTPEWIRNMIAFMKDLNRELEESGELVDSQGLVDPSQATTVRFQEGAPIPTDGPFAEAKESLAGYFIVDATDERAMEIASRIVATIEEPIEVRRVADAPPEDYTS
- a CDS encoding VOC family protein: MQRINPYLWFNDQAEEAANFYVEVFNNRPGTHAASKVLNVARYGEAGPGKPGTAMTVNFELDGLEFVALNGGPQFAFTEAISFLVPCETQAEVDHLWDTFTKDGGEESQCGWLEDKYGLSWQIIPNRLMELLGDPDPGRSQRAMEAMLKMQKIHIATLERAADAA